AATCAAATTAAATCATATATAAGAATATGAAAACATTATATATATTTGATTTTGATGGAACACTAGTAGATTCCTTATATGATTCAATACATTGTGTGAACCAGGCACTAGAACAGGAAGGAAAGCCAGTATATCGTGGAAATCTTGAAACAATAATATACAAGGATTTCAGAAAATTCTTAGTAGATAATGATGCTGGTAAAAACTCTAAAGTATATCACTTATACAATGACATATACCGTAAATATGATAAACCAAACACAAAGCCATACGAGGGAATAATAGATGTATTAAAAACTCTTTCTAAACAAGGTGCAACACTAGCAGTATGCTCTAACAAGGAAAATAATTATCT
This genomic interval from Candidatus Methanosphaera massiliense contains the following:
- a CDS encoding HAD family hydrolase; protein product: MKTLYIFDFDGTLVDSLYDSIHCVNQALEQEGKPVYRGNLETIIYKDFRKFLVDNDAGKNSKVYHLYNDIYRKYDKPNTKPYEGIIDVLKTLSKQGATLAVCSNKENNYLVEYTKKLFPNIDFKYISGHREGIRDKPNPDRLLEIIEKEGTPLDEVIYYGDKDVDIEAAKQAGIDMILVSYGQGNEEDYNNDYPLKIMDSPRDLLDF